The segment ttttcacatcagAAAACAGATATAAAAACACTGgcgcaggaaaaattaaaacgcaaatTATTTAGCAGCTTATTCCAAGGTGGCATTTATATGATACGACTTAAAATCAGGAacctgttttaatttaaaacttaatttagtttaaattctAAAGAAAGTATAATGctatgtaaaataatttacaattttattcgtATATTAAGAAATTACTGTAAACAGATCCCTGTGACTGATACACGCTATTATTGATGTTAAAAgctttttagataaattaataactaaTAACCTTTCTAcataattgcatttatttaattcatactAAATCGATAACATATAAAATAGtcattgccatttttaaacACCGGCAGTGAATAATAATCAACCTAAGGCGAAGGGGGAGCTGTCCGCAGTAATGAAGAAGAAAGACCCTCTCGTCCTGTAAGAAAATTGGTTATAAAATTGTTCTAATCTCAAAAGGGGGAAGAGCGTACGATGATCTAGACAAGTATCCCATCACTGCTTTCTCATTTTCGTAGCAACGTCCGTTTTGGAAGTTATTTCCGTCGTCACATTTGAATGCAATGAAATCGTCAGAGGTTATCGACTCCGCGAACAATTCAATCGCTCGAGCTTGACTGCATGCACCTGAAATGATAATTCAACCAAATTCTTATAGGACTTTTATCATAAAGCTTTTTGCGTCACCTGTCGCGTCTGTTCCACAACCAGGCTGCACGGAAATGCCTCCGTTGGGGTAGAAGTCTGCGTGTCCAAGTGGTTCCTCAAAGCTCAGCCATCCGGCACTTGTGTGAATCACGTCCACGTAATTGGCGTCAGTGACGGCCAAACGCGACTCTGGATTGTCGTAGTCGAACAAGGGAAGAGCCGGGTCAAGGCCAGTCACGCGGCCAAGGAcacctattttttaattaaaaatatttaggaatAATGAGGAAgttgaattgaaaatgtcatatcgaaaaataaacttcaacaatcaatttgcaAAGCTTAACATTACTTGGGTAATGCAAATTTGGCCAGTAATTCTCACGAGTGGTcctttttcagttttatttaaagaaattacatACCTCCAACAGATTTTCCGCTGAAACCGCATACGTGGGCACCGAGAGAGAACCCAATGCAGTGAGAGTTTGTTAAACTGTGTCCCAGATCGTCCAAATATTTGTACATTTTGCCAACATATCCTCCAGTTGGCTGTACATAAGCTCGAGCTTGATTGTATTGTGGGCCTTCAGCGGGTCCTGACCAGTCCACGATAATTACGTTGCAATCTTCCAGGTCCaataattctgaaaaatacaatattttaatgaaataagatactaatttattttatcaaattttatcgaaattaatcattttgtggaaaaattgttcattgtTTAATCTCCTTTatctattaaatttgtacTTACTATTTTTGTAATCCACAACCCAGGCACTGAAGCCATTGCAACCAAACCCATGCACAAGGAATTTCGTGGATTTGGTTGGGTCAAAAAAGGCGTCATTCAGGTTGCTCACCCAAATTTGTTGGGGAGTGTTTCTGTTGTTCCTGCATTTACAAATATATTAgtaaatttcccattttaagAAGCAGGAGCAGAAGCAGGGCATACCTTGTGAACAGAAAGAACGTAATCTGCTCGTCAGGATTGTCCAAAACGGGTTTAGTAACAGCCGACTGGAGCAGCGCTAAATGTGCGGTGCTGTCGGCGCTCGGGTAAATTATCCACTCTCTTTCGTTGACATCGATACTTCTTGGAGCAGCGGACACCACTACAAATGAATGGGCGAGGAGAGTTGCAATAAGTTGCACtaagaa is part of the Cloeon dipterum chromosome 1, ieCloDipt1.1, whole genome shotgun sequence genome and harbors:
- the LOC135937101 gene encoding lipase member H-like; protein product: MLVVTYKTPVSITNPLICGSMMHKMRFHSFFGLLAASLAVVSAAPRSIDVNEREWIIYPSADSTAHLALLQSAVTKPVLDNPDEQITFFLFTRNNRNTPQQIWVSNLNDAFFDPTKSTKFLVHGFGCNGFSAWVVDYKNKLLDLEDCNVIIVDWSGPAEGPQYNQARAYVQPTGGYVGKMYKYLDDLGHSLTNSHCIGFSLGAHVCGFSGKSVGGVLGRVTGLDPALPLFDYDNPESRLAVTDANYVDVIHTSAGWLSFEEPLGHADFYPNGGISVQPGCGTDATGACSQARAIELFAESITSDDFIAFKCDDGNNFQNGRCYENEKAVMGYLSRSSTRGSFFFITADSSPFALG